One window of the Cryptomeria japonica chromosome 7, Sugi_1.0, whole genome shotgun sequence genome contains the following:
- the LOC131028429 gene encoding uncharacterized protein LOC131028429 — MTLSLACSLNDFVVEIVTKAKKAEEARDRKEACILTVPIAIVGESTKFYHPTMVSFGPYHNYSPQYHGKKIEASLTEKEKERRKQLDGMESDKLLATRRFWKLTDDQDHKGKLQAMVEVCDRKKVTDKYDRDLSHIKTKKIAQMCFVDVAFLLEFLNTFVMGFNRVDGSGLSITIPPVYSGWDDASAQVSSSNPVFYERSNNPVLFTILMDVMKVENQLPMVVLEKAMEVTGKRPLLEDLLRHLCCHISPIKSQSPRPCRSTLNLIACKHLLDCLRLTLVSKDSWLSYKKHLKQASPISESSASDCDFRSPVLKFLYCLLSPCLRKKETPEISDERYLPYGAEKLKKAGVVFKAMDHGGIHDISFDQQTGTLLLPEIDVGVWTETIFRNLLAYEACYKSGSSELLEMSSDEDQKVVTRFVLFMSQLVETEKDADVLREEKIIQNNLGDSKEVARMWNDMNSSRWIPKCNQFDEITRELNGYIGQQWVVWFAEIWEEYFSKPWLVLAVIIAVIVFAETLVSLWSSLKGNN; from the coding sequence ATGACGCTGTCTTTGGCATGCAGTCTCAATGATTTCGTAGTAGAGATAGTTACCAAGGCGAAAAAGGCAGAGGAAGCGAGAGATAGGAAAGAGGCATGCATTCTTACAGTGCCGATCGCCATTGTAGGCGAAAGCACCAAGTTCTACCATCCCACCATGGTGTCATTTGGCCCTTATCATAATTACTCTCCCCAATATCATGGCAAGAAGATCGAGGCGTCACTCACGGAGAAAGAAAAGGAGCGGCGGAAGCAGCTTGATGGAATGGAATCAGACAAGCTGTTAGCCACAAGAAGATTTTGGAAGCTTACCGatgatcaagatcacaaaggaaagCTTCAAGCTATGGTGGAGGTATGTGATCGGAAGAAAGTAACTGATAAATATGATAGAGATTTATCTCATATCAAGACAAAGAAAATTGCTCAGATGTGCTTTGTAGACGTGGCCTTTCTACTGGAATTTCTCAACACTTTTGTTATGGGTTTCAATAGAGTGGATGGTAGCGGCCTCAGCATCACCATTCCACCAGTTTACAGTGGATGGGATGATGCCTCTGCTCAAGTAAGTTCCAGTAATCCTGTTTTCTATGAACGCAGTAACAATCCAGTACTCTTCACCATTTTAATGGATGTCATGAAAGTGGAGAACCAACTGCCTATGGTGGTTCTTGAAAAAGCAATGGAGGTAACAGGGAAAAGGCCCCTGTTGGAGGATTTGCTCCGCCATTTGTGTTGccatatttcccctataaagtcccAATCTCCACGGCCTTGTAGGAGCACTCTCAATTTGATAGCATGCAAACATCTCTTGGATTGCTTACGCCTTACGCTTGTCTCTAAAGATTCTTGGCTTTCCTATAAGAAACACTTGAAGCAGGCATCACCAATTTCTGAGTCCTCTGCTTCCGATTGTGATTTCAGATCCCCTGTGCTAAAGTTTTTATATTGTCTTCTTAGTCCATGTCTTAGAAAAAAGGAAACTCCTGAGATAAGCGATGAAAGGTATCTTCCATACGGAGCAGAGAAACTTAAAAAAGCTGGAGTGGTGTTCAAAGCAATGGATCATGGCGGGATCCATGATATCTCTTTCGACCAGCAGACTGGCACTCTGCTTCTTCCGGAAATTGATGTTGGAGTGTGGACAGAAACAATTTTCAGAAATTTATTGGCATATGAGGCTTGCTATAAAAGTGGAAGCAGTGAGCTTTTAGAGATGAGTAGCGACGAAGATCAAAAAGTAGTCACTCGGTTCGTCCTGTTTATGTCCCAGTTAGTTGAAACAGAAAAAGATGCAGATGTTTTGAGAGAGGAGAAAATCATTCAGAACAATCTGGGTGACAGCAAAGAGGTGGCCAGGATGTGGAACGATATGAACAGTTCAAGATGGATACCGAAATGCAACCAATTTGATGAGATCACAAGGGAGCTGAATGGGTACATCGGCCAACAATGGGTGGTCTGGTTCGCTGAAATATGGGAAGAATACTTCTCGAAACCTTGGCTAGTCTTAGCCGTCATTATAGCGGTTATTGTTTTTGCGGAAACCCTCGTAAGTCTCTGGAGCAGTCTGAAGGGCAACAATTAA